The Methanococcoides methylutens genome has a window encoding:
- a CDS encoding symporter small accessory protein → MLGIDDPQIWIAYVLCVVSALGCMVYGLLKWNEEEEEL, encoded by the coding sequence ATGTTAGGAATAGATGACCCGCAGATCTGGATCGCTTACGTCCTTTGCGTTGTAAGCGCTCTTGGTTGTATGGTATATGGTCTTTTAAAATGGAATGAAGAGGAGGAGGAGCTCTAA